A window of the Branchiostoma lanceolatum isolate klBraLanc5 chromosome 13, klBraLanc5.hap2, whole genome shotgun sequence genome harbors these coding sequences:
- the LOC136447432 gene encoding kelch-like protein 24 → MFLLSTDKNSDYSTAAVMSDVMADTSVVSYCSSHASKVLQGLENLRTHGKLVDTKLCVGGHEIPCHRAVLSSCSEYFEAMFCRDTTESQVEKIQIWQVGYEAMKAVVDFAYTAKVTITEENAQSLLEASNLLQVLPIKDACADFLQRQLDPSNCLGILQFADTMSCQQLLKAARKYVLKKFLEVVKQEEFLQLTSEELCRYISDDDLNAEKEETVYNAVMAWVSHDSEERTKALPKVMAHVRFPFMDPVFLLKTVETNGMVASSPEIQAFLREARLYSLTPEEISSQRTKPRKVSGLSYVVVVVGNQARPGHEERPWQPTACYYNPDYQYAGWINLCELPEPTAADLDSPVFEDFAVTTVGNNIMISGGTLSRETLGDTWIYEPHVGLWKAVAAMNAPRYFHTLSVLHGKVYAIGGSSDREVLNCVEVYSPASNNWSLCSACLPERLWNHTAVSVDGKMYVIGGVTSSGEGCSKVLSCAFSDANEDWRHMSSLPEAMRWVTAAVVQSDIYIVGPGPSEDAPSFLCYKPHSDTWIRLKHRLNWPERPVLFTITECTGKLYIIQLGENFHEDWQNGSFNTDVALVYDPLTDTMEQLDKLAMKNYSVSGCVTILKNFNLK, encoded by the exons ATGTTCCTATTATCTACAGATAAG AACAGTGACTACAGTACTGCTGCAGTGATGAGTGACGTCATGGCTGACACTTCAGTGGTCTCATACTGCAGTTCGCATGCCTCCAAGGTGCTCCAGGGCCTGGAAAACCTGCGAACTCACGGCAAGCTTGTTGACACCAAGCTGTGCGTGGGCGGCCACGAGATCCCCTGTCACCGCGCGGTCTTGTCCAGCTGCAGCGAGTACTTTGAGGCCATGTTCTGCCGTGACACCACCGAGAGTCAAGTAGAGAAAATACAGATCTGGCAGGTCGGTTACGAAGCAATGAAAGCGGTGGTGGACTTTGCTTACACAGCAAAAGTCACCATCACAGAGGAAAATGCGCAGTCTCTCCTGGAAGCCTCCAATCTGCTGCAAGTTTTGCCCATCAAGGATGCTTGCGCAGACTTCTTGCAGAGGCAGCTGGACCCCTCCAACTGTCTCGGGATTCTTCAGTTTGCTGATACCATGTCGTGCCAACAGCTTCTCAAAGCAGCAAGGAAGTATGTCCTGAAGAAGTTCCTCGAAGTGGTAAAACAAGAGGAGTTCCTGCAGCTAACTTCTgaggagctgtgcaggtacatCTCAGACGACGACTTGAACGCTGAGAAAGAGGAGACCGTGTACAACGCGGTGATGGCCTGGGTGAGTCACGACAGCGAAGAGCGTACAAAAGCGCTTCCCAAGGTCATGGCCCACGTGCGGTTTCCGTTCATGGATCCCGTGTTCCTTCTGAAGACGGTGGAGACTAACGGCATGGTGGCGTCCTCACCGGAGATCCAAGCCTTCCTCCGCGAAGCGCGACTCTACAGCCTCACCCCGGAAGAGATCTCTTCCCAGCGCACCAAACCCAGGAAAGTATCGGGCCTGTCCTACGTTGTTGTGGTCGTTGGAAACCAGGCCAGGCCAGGTCACGAAGAACGACCCTGGCAACCGACTGCATGTTACTACAACCCGGATTATCAGTATGCAGGTTGGATCAACCTCTGTGAACTACCCGAACCTACTGCAGCTGATTTGGACAGCCCTGTTTTTGAAGATTTTGCTGTCACAACAGTTGGAAACAACATTATGATATCTGGGGGGACTCTATCTAGGGAAACTCTGGGTGATACATGGATATACGAGCCCCATGTCGGACTTTGGAAAGCGGTAGCTGCCATGAATGCCCCACGGTATTTCCATACACTATCTGTTCTGCATGGTAAGGTGTATGCTATTGGAGGGTCATCCGATAGAGAAGTTCTCAACTGTGTTGAAGTGTACAGCCCAGCAAGCAACAACTGGTCACTGTGTAGTGCCTGCCTTCCTGAGAGGCTATGGAACCACACGGCCGTGTCAGTGGACGGCAAAATGTACGTCATAGGAGGAGTCACTTCCTCTGGAGAGGGCTGCTCGAAAGTCTTGAGTTGTGCGTTTAGCGACGCAAATGAAGACTGGAGGCACATGTCATCCCTTCCTGAAGCCATGCGGTGGGTCACGGCAGCTGTGGTACAGTCTGATATCTACATTGTGGGACCAGGTCCCTCTGAGGATGCACCATCCTTCTTGTGTTACAAGCCCCACAGCGACACGTGGATACGTCTGAAACATCGCCTGAACTGGCCTGAGCGTCCTGTTCTGTTTACCATTACAGAGTGCACTGGAAAACTCTACATCATCCAGTTAGGAGAGAATTTCCATGAGGATTGGCAAAACGGGTCATTCAACACCGATGTTGCACTGGTGTATGATCCGCTCACAGACACGATGGAACAGCTTGATAAACTGGCAATGAAGAACTACAGTGTATCTGGGtgtgtgaccattttgaaaaACTTCAACTTGAAGTAG